The following proteins are co-located in the Chryseobacterium daecheongense genome:
- a CDS encoding SusC/RagA family TonB-linked outer membrane protein produces the protein MKKTTAGVLLLVLSSSLAVSYAQKGKSDTVRTQNIEGVVVTALGIKREKKSLGYSTQEVKGDQISAVPVANVSDALAGQVAGLNITQSGTMGGSTNMVIRGIKSLTSSNQALIVIDGTPINNETFNQSGIGSGGGGYDYSNGLADLNANDIESVNVLKGAAASALYGSRGMNGVVMITTKKGRKSRKIGIEFNSSTTLGFVDKSTLPKYQHEYGGGYTGNSFYSGDIKGNGVVENNIVYTYDDASFGTRFDPNLYVYNWDSQYPQLPGYLKTTPWVAGKDPNSIWNTAATYQNSIAFSAGNEKGKYRLGYTNFLQEGALDNSEIRKNTIDFSADYNFTEKLNIFGNINYINTNGRGRVYTGYESRNPMQGFRQWWNMSVDMDKQREAYNLTGQNITWNIKDYTKQEVGYTDNYFFNRNQNYQSDTRNRYFGNFGFNYKITDWISFMGRYAFDTFDELRQERVATGSSNQGRRSNGGKGEYYFMTHKVYEMNYDAILNINKNLGADFSLNGNVGFNLRRNGRYGNSGLTNGGLKVPGLYSITNSAEPLTEVNVGDFDENKSVDGIFAQASLGYKNMLFLDGSIRRDRSSTLPISNNTYWYPSGSVSFVFSELLASKNKISFGKVRLNYAVVGNDTGPYNLLNTYPFNPAFNGSFNASARDVAANPNLKPEMLDEMEAGLEMGFFKNRISFDVSVYQQKTKDLITPTNISGASGFTSRWINAGDIENRGIETRLTVVPIKTTKFSWEVTANWSKNKSKVTKIYGETDFLPFASMWNVTSGAMLGESTGTIRGTNYVYLNGQRVVDSNGKYMISTNPQEKIGDAVPDWRGSIINTIRYKNLSLSFLIDVKKGGDVYSQDMAFGLATGLYKETAGLNDLGNPLRNTLANGGGVILPGVKADGTPNDIRAGFTNYRNPYGYYGGPEAMHVYDGSFVKLRNVTISYKLPKETFGNSFIDSMTLSLIGRNLWIIHKNLPYADPEALMSSGNALGFQNGAHPSMREIGASIKVEF, from the coding sequence ATGAAGAAAACTACTGCTGGTGTTCTCTTACTTGTATTGTCTTCATCCCTAGCTGTGTCATATGCACAAAAAGGGAAAAGTGATACAGTAAGAACACAAAACATTGAAGGAGTTGTTGTTACCGCTCTTGGAATTAAAAGAGAGAAAAAATCCTTAGGATATTCAACACAGGAAGTGAAGGGAGACCAGATTTCCGCAGTACCTGTAGCTAATGTCTCAGATGCATTAGCAGGACAAGTTGCAGGTTTAAACATTACTCAGTCTGGCACAATGGGAGGATCCACCAATATGGTTATACGAGGCATTAAATCATTAACCTCAAGTAATCAGGCATTAATTGTAATTGATGGAACACCAATTAACAATGAAACATTTAATCAAAGTGGGATTGGCTCCGGAGGTGGAGGGTACGATTATTCCAATGGATTAGCAGATCTTAATGCTAATGATATTGAAAGTGTCAATGTATTGAAAGGTGCGGCGGCAAGTGCTTTGTACGGATCAAGGGGGATGAATGGTGTGGTCATGATTACGACAAAAAAGGGAAGAAAGAGCAGAAAAATTGGAATAGAATTTAACAGCTCAACAACTTTAGGATTTGTGGATAAGTCTACACTTCCAAAGTATCAACATGAATATGGTGGTGGCTATACAGGGAATTCTTTTTATAGTGGTGACATTAAAGGGAATGGTGTTGTGGAGAATAATATTGTTTACACCTATGATGATGCTTCTTTCGGAACCCGTTTTGACCCTAATCTTTATGTTTATAATTGGGATTCCCAATATCCTCAATTACCGGGATATCTTAAGACTACTCCCTGGGTAGCAGGCAAAGATCCTAATTCGATCTGGAATACTGCAGCAACATATCAAAATTCCATTGCCTTTTCTGCAGGAAATGAAAAAGGAAAATATAGATTGGGGTATACCAATTTTCTACAAGAGGGAGCTTTGGATAATAGCGAAATAAGAAAAAATACAATTGACTTTTCCGCGGACTATAATTTTACAGAGAAGCTTAATATTTTTGGTAATATAAATTATATAAATACTAACGGAAGGGGAAGAGTATATACAGGATATGAATCCAGAAATCCTATGCAGGGATTCAGGCAATGGTGGAATATGTCTGTAGACATGGATAAGCAGAGGGAAGCCTATAACCTAACGGGTCAAAATATAACCTGGAATATTAAGGATTACACAAAGCAAGAAGTAGGATATACGGATAATTATTTCTTTAACAGAAACCAGAATTATCAGTCAGATACAAGAAATAGATATTTCGGAAACTTTGGATTTAACTATAAGATTACTGATTGGATAAGTTTTATGGGAAGATATGCATTTGATACTTTCGACGAGCTTAGGCAGGAAAGAGTAGCAACCGGTTCATCTAATCAAGGGCGTCGCAGTAACGGAGGTAAAGGTGAATATTATTTTATGACCCACAAGGTTTATGAAATGAATTATGATGCTATTTTAAACATTAATAAAAATTTGGGAGCAGATTTTAGCCTGAATGGAAATGTAGGTTTTAATCTTAGAAGAAACGGAAGGTATGGTAATTCAGGACTAACCAATGGAGGCCTAAAGGTACCTGGGTTATATTCTATCACAAACAGTGCGGAACCCTTGACAGAAGTGAATGTTGGCGATTTCGATGAAAATAAAAGTGTTGACGGAATCTTTGCCCAGGCTAGTTTAGGATATAAAAATATGTTATTCTTAGACGGATCTATTAGAAGAGATAGATCATCAACCTTGCCGATTAGTAACAATACATACTGGTATCCTTCCGGTTCTGTAAGCTTTGTTTTTTCTGAACTTTTAGCTAGTAAAAATAAAATTAGCTTTGGTAAAGTTCGATTAAATTATGCCGTGGTAGGGAATGATACAGGACCTTATAATTTATTAAATACTTATCCTTTTAATCCTGCATTTAACGGGTCTTTCAATGCTAGTGCAAGAGATGTAGCGGCAAATCCAAATCTAAAACCTGAAATGCTGGATGAGATGGAAGCAGGTTTAGAAATGGGTTTCTTTAAAAATAGAATAAGTTTTGATGTTTCGGTTTACCAACAGAAAACCAAGGATCTGATTACCCCAACCAATATTTCAGGAGCATCAGGTTTTACAAGCAGATGGATAAATGCAGGTGATATTGAAAACAGAGGTATTGAAACAAGGTTAACTGTTGTCCCAATAAAAACTACTAAATTTTCCTGGGAAGTTACTGCCAACTGGTCTAAAAACAAATCAAAGGTTACTAAGATTTATGGAGAAACAGATTTCTTACCATTTGCTTCAATGTGGAATGTTACTTCCGGAGCAATGTTGGGAGAATCTACTGGGACTATCAGAGGAACTAATTATGTTTACCTAAATGGGCAACGTGTAGTTGATAGTAATGGTAAATATATGATAAGCACAAATCCACAAGAAAAAATTGGTGATGCAGTGCCGGATTGGAGAGGAAGTATTATCAATACAATCCGATATAAAAATTTAAGTTTAAGCTTTTTAATTGATGTGAAGAAGGGAGGTGATGTGTATTCGCAAGATATGGCATTTGGTCTTGCTACAGGATTGTACAAAGAAACAGCAGGACTTAATGATCTGGGTAATCCTTTAAGAAATACTCTTGCAAATGGAGGTGGAGTTATTTTGCCAGGAGTGAAGGCTGACGGAACACCTAATGATATAAGGGCTGGCTTTACAAACTATAGAAATCCATATGGCTACTATGGTGGACCAGAGGCAATGCATGTTTATGATGGCTCATTTGTAAAGCTTAGAAATGTAACAATTTCCTATAAATTACCTAAAGAAACTTTTGGAAATTCTTTCATTGACAGCATGACACTTTCTTTAATTGGACGGAATCTATGGATTATTCATAAGAATTTACCGTACGCCGATCCCGAAGCCTTAATGAGTTCAGGAAATGCATTAGGTTTTCAAAATGGAGCACATCCATCTATGAGAGAAATTGGTGCAAGTATAAAAGTTGAATTTTAA
- a CDS encoding SusD/RagB family nutrient-binding outer membrane lipoprotein → MKKYIITPILALLFVGCTTGDDVNLDPHAAYNTTQESLVTFAQKELSDYMNTPSVNENNFRLTMQYWQETIYVNESNYDFTNRNVSNNVWTDNYVNVLKNLDQAEQIIKAYVPPPSELSTWPAKKTNQLAIVDMMKIYTYQVLVDTYGDIPYTQALNIDVYPLPKYDKASDIYSSLISKLETDLNNLVVGGSSFASGDIFYKGNNAQWKKFGNSLLLKLGIALADVNPALAQSTVNKAITGGVLASSLDDCKFQYLAASPNENPMFQETGSRDDFIAGKTLVDYMNNSNDARIAKYYTDVDGNYVGQVIGAPGEFSEFSNAGEFAYTATTPGVILSYTEVAFYLAEAAARWGIGGNPATLYGEAITASFTEWGVGADAAAYIAAHPYDASNWKKSIGEQAWVAMYNQAVTSWNFYRRLDYPQLVAPATAIPNANGKVPVRLQYPAAEATTNGTNYAAASAAIGGDRLTTKLFWDKF, encoded by the coding sequence ATGAAAAAATATATAATAACACCAATATTAGCTCTTTTATTTGTAGGATGTACAACGGGAGATGATGTAAATTTGGATCCACATGCAGCTTATAATACGACTCAGGAGTCTTTAGTTACTTTTGCACAAAAAGAACTTAGTGATTACATGAATACGCCAAGTGTAAATGAGAATAATTTCAGATTGACGATGCAATACTGGCAGGAAACGATTTATGTGAATGAAAGTAATTATGATTTTACCAATCGGAATGTATCCAATAATGTCTGGACTGATAACTATGTAAATGTTTTGAAAAATTTAGACCAGGCAGAGCAGATAATTAAAGCATATGTACCACCACCTTCGGAATTGTCTACCTGGCCTGCAAAAAAAACAAATCAATTAGCTATAGTGGATATGATGAAGATCTATACTTATCAGGTATTGGTTGATACTTACGGAGATATTCCTTATACGCAAGCTTTAAATATTGATGTATATCCTCTTCCTAAATATGATAAAGCATCTGATATTTATTCTTCTCTGATAAGTAAATTAGAAACTGATTTAAATAATTTAGTTGTTGGAGGAAGCTCGTTTGCTTCCGGAGATATCTTTTATAAAGGGAATAACGCACAATGGAAAAAGTTCGGAAATTCACTGCTTTTAAAATTGGGAATCGCTCTTGCAGATGTTAATCCTGCCTTGGCTCAATCAACAGTTAACAAGGCGATTACTGGTGGAGTATTGGCTTCTTCTCTGGATGATTGTAAATTTCAATATTTAGCAGCATCTCCAAATGAGAACCCTATGTTTCAAGAAACAGGCTCAAGAGATGACTTTATTGCAGGTAAAACGTTGGTAGATTATATGAATAACTCTAATGATGCGAGAATTGCTAAGTACTATACTGATGTTGATGGTAATTATGTAGGTCAGGTTATTGGGGCACCTGGTGAGTTTTCTGAATTCTCGAATGCTGGTGAATTTGCCTATACTGCAACTACTCCTGGTGTTATTTTAAGCTATACAGAGGTTGCCTTCTATCTTGCTGAAGCTGCTGCAAGATGGGGTATAGGCGGAAATCCTGCTACTTTATATGGTGAAGCAATCACTGCTTCCTTTACTGAATGGGGTGTGGGTGCTGACGCAGCTGCATATATAGCTGCTCATCCTTATGATGCGTCCAACTGGAAGAAGTCTATTGGTGAGCAGGCGTGGGTAGCTATGTATAATCAGGCAGTAACTTCGTGGAATTTCTATAGAAGATTAGATTATCCACAGTTGGTTGCGCCTGCAACTGCAATTCCAAATGCTAATGGAAAAGTACCGGTAAGACTTCAGTATCCGGCTGCAGAGGCGACAACGAATGGTACGAACTACGCTGCAGCAAGTGCTGCAATTGGCGGTGACAGGCTTACAACAAAACTTTTCTGGGATAAATTTTAA
- a CDS encoding SusD/RagB family nutrient-binding outer membrane lipoprotein, which produces MKNIIKLGLVSVCIGLTLSSCQSDLTSLNDDPKHPSVLPSDNLLATAMYQSSYYMDNPSVNFNNYRFFTQQWAETQYPDETQYNLVTRNQPRNHFNRMYVYSINNLRQAKLNLKNEVETDDIRTNKLATLEIEEIFIWENLVDTYGDVPYSEAFKPDEILTPKYDDAKTIYLDLINRIDAVTATIKPASTGYADLVYGGNMAKWKKFANSIKLRLGMNLADVDPTLSKTTVESAITSGVISSDDEAYKFKYDGNTFSNPVFDNLVASNRNDFLPSELVVNTMKNLSDPRMDVWFTKVAGAYKGGVFGELNDPYTNFSQLGPYFRSATASSNLLSYAEVAFLKAEAAARNYSAGGTAVDLYTAAVTESLRENGVSTANIATYLATNPYNAANWKQSIGVQAWIAMFNKGFASWNFTRRLDNPILVNPPKSNLSSVPYRMPYSDQEYVLNGANVKAAANKIGGDKATTKLFWDKF; this is translated from the coding sequence ATGAAAAATATTATAAAACTAGGTTTGGTATCTGTATGTATTGGGTTGACTTTAAGTTCATGTCAAAGTGATTTAACGTCTCTTAACGATGATCCTAAGCATCCTTCAGTTCTTCCATCTGATAATTTGCTAGCTACTGCAATGTATCAGTCTTCCTACTATATGGATAATCCAAGTGTAAATTTTAATAATTACAGATTTTTTACACAGCAGTGGGCTGAAACTCAATATCCAGATGAAACTCAGTATAATTTAGTGACTCGTAATCAGCCTCGTAACCATTTTAATAGGATGTATGTTTACAGTATTAATAACCTGAGACAAGCAAAATTGAATCTGAAAAACGAGGTGGAGACAGACGATATCAGAACAAATAAACTAGCAACGCTGGAAATTGAAGAGATTTTTATCTGGGAAAATTTGGTGGATACATATGGTGATGTTCCTTATTCAGAAGCATTTAAGCCTGATGAAATTCTAACTCCGAAATATGATGACGCGAAAACAATTTATCTTGATTTGATTAACAGAATCGATGCTGTTACAGCTACCATAAAGCCTGCATCAACTGGTTATGCTGATCTGGTTTACGGAGGTAACATGGCCAAATGGAAAAAATTTGCTAATTCTATTAAACTAAGACTAGGGATGAATTTAGCAGATGTTGATCCTACATTATCAAAAACTACGGTTGAATCTGCAATTACTAGTGGTGTTATTTCTTCAGATGATGAAGCCTACAAGTTTAAATATGATGGAAATACTTTTTCAAATCCCGTATTTGATAATTTAGTGGCTTCCAATAGAAATGACTTCTTACCTAGCGAATTGGTAGTGAATACGATGAAAAACTTATCAGATCCAAGAATGGATGTATGGTTTACAAAAGTTGCAGGTGCTTATAAAGGAGGTGTTTTTGGTGAGTTAAATGATCCATATACTAATTTTTCTCAATTAGGTCCCTATTTTAGATCTGCAACTGCTTCGTCGAATTTATTGAGCTATGCAGAAGTTGCTTTTCTTAAAGCGGAAGCAGCTGCCAGAAATTATTCAGCTGGGGGTACAGCAGTAGATCTTTATACAGCTGCTGTTACAGAATCTTTAAGAGAGAATGGTGTTAGTACTGCTAATATAGCAACATATCTGGCAACTAATCCTTACAATGCGGCTAACTGGAAGCAATCGATTGGAGTTCAGGCATGGATTGCCATGTTTAATAAAGGATTTGCCAGTTGGAACTTTACAAGACGATTAGATAATCCAATTCTTGTGAACCCTCCAAAATCAAACTTGTCTTCTGTACCATACAGAATGCCTTATTCCGATCAGGAATATGTATTAAACGGTGCAAATGTGAAGGCAGCTGCGAATAAGATTGGTGGGGATAAAGCAACTACAAAATTATTCTGGGACAAGTTTTAA
- a CDS encoding SusC/RagA family TonB-linked outer membrane protein: MKKVTTGILILVLSSSLAVINAQQKKKNDTVKTQDIEGVVVTALGIKREKKSLGYASQEIKASALSDGTTNTGNIAAQLSGKVAGLNVTTNNNFGGSSNLLIRGMKTLGGGNPLIVIDGSPVNNSNTQEKNIDYGNALSDINQDDIESINVLKGAAASALYGERGLNGVIVITTKNGKGKDDGSWGITLSSAIQVGFIDKSTFPEYQTRYGAGYSQKFGSQAADGLNNANYGADASWGPKFDPNLMVYQWDSFDPTSPNYKKATPWVAAKNGPIKFFENPATYINSVTLEKGQKGKNISFTYENMMSDGLMPNSHLNKNNLSLKINYDLTPKLHSTFYSTMTLQDTKGRSITGYSNNTATGFRQWWQTNVDVTDLERAYFANVDPSVASAANNYGNVTWSRKSAADGRPAYWNNPYFQAYQNYTSDKRYRNFTYAQLNYDLLDNISITGKVSYDRSNLLAENRLAVGSLPQAFGQSNNSIGSGYARRDVLRTETNYDLMVNYKFDITDNINVSGVVGGNIRRNYYNSVYASTEGGLIVAGIYALSNSKKSPLASDETEYTTQTNSGYVTASFDFYKKFYVDATWRIDQSSTLLAGNNVYNYPSVTGSLIMSEILNTKNWMNFWKLRANYAEVGGTADPYQLVNNYRASGILSGIGIYNPIINQPFLNLQPQRAKEFEIGTEAHFLKDRITLDFAYYKTRTINQILSPLPTSAAIGYLGKVFNAGRIDNSGVEVQLGLVPIKSKDFTWNIDANWSKNKNQVVSIYPGISNLLVNSFQGGVSLNAREGEAWGTLVGADYTYLNGQKVIDPKTGKYLQNPNQIIGNTTPDWIGGIRNSFSYKGFSLSFLIDMRKGGDVFSTDMYYGLSSGLYKETAVGDYRDKPIVLPGVLPDGSPNTIALSPVDNNGSMGYKTQPASAFVYDGSFIKLREASIGYMLPKSLLAGTKIYDAKISIVGRNLWIIHKNLPYADPEAMVGGGLNSYGWSIGSMPTTRDIGVNVTFKF, from the coding sequence ATGAAGAAAGTAACTACGGGTATCCTTATACTGGTGTTATCTTCATCCCTAGCTGTTATAAACGCTCAGCAAAAGAAGAAGAATGATACGGTAAAGACCCAGGACATTGAGGGAGTCGTTGTGACTGCCTTGGGTATTAAGAGAGAGAAAAAGTCTTTGGGGTATGCTTCCCAGGAGATTAAAGCGAGTGCACTCTCCGATGGTACTACAAATACGGGTAATATTGCAGCTCAGTTATCTGGAAAGGTTGCTGGTCTTAATGTTACTACCAATAATAATTTTGGAGGGTCCTCAAACCTGCTTATCAGGGGGATGAAAACATTAGGAGGAGGTAACCCGCTAATTGTTATTGACGGATCGCCTGTTAATAACTCCAACACTCAGGAAAAAAATATTGATTATGGTAATGCTCTTTCTGATATCAATCAGGACGACATCGAATCGATCAATGTATTAAAAGGAGCAGCAGCGTCCGCATTATATGGAGAAAGAGGATTAAATGGGGTTATTGTTATCACAACCAAAAATGGAAAAGGAAAGGATGATGGGTCTTGGGGAATTACACTTTCATCTGCTATACAAGTAGGATTTATTGATAAATCCACCTTCCCTGAATATCAGACAAGATATGGAGCAGGTTATTCTCAAAAGTTTGGATCGCAGGCAGCAGATGGTCTTAATAATGCTAATTATGGAGCTGATGCATCATGGGGCCCAAAATTTGACCCCAATCTAATGGTTTACCAATGGGATTCTTTTGATCCAACTTCTCCTAACTATAAAAAAGCGACACCATGGGTGGCTGCAAAAAATGGACCTATTAAATTTTTCGAGAACCCTGCCACATACATTAATAGCGTAACACTGGAAAAAGGACAAAAGGGGAAAAACATAAGCTTTACCTACGAAAATATGATGTCCGATGGTTTAATGCCTAACTCTCATCTCAACAAAAATAATCTTTCCCTAAAAATTAATTACGATCTGACTCCAAAATTGCATTCCACTTTTTATTCTACAATGACTTTGCAGGATACTAAAGGTAGAAGTATTACAGGATATTCAAATAATACAGCAACAGGTTTCAGACAATGGTGGCAAACTAACGTAGATGTGACCGATCTAGAAAGGGCTTATTTTGCAAATGTTGACCCTAGTGTTGCCAGTGCTGCAAATAATTATGGAAATGTTACCTGGAGTAGAAAATCGGCCGCTGATGGACGACCTGCATATTGGAATAACCCATATTTCCAGGCCTATCAAAATTATACATCAGATAAAAGATATAGAAACTTTACTTACGCACAGTTAAATTATGATTTATTAGATAATATTTCTATTACTGGAAAGGTTTCATATGACAGATCAAATCTTTTAGCAGAGAATAGATTAGCTGTTGGATCTTTACCACAGGCTTTCGGGCAATCAAATAATTCTATTGGTTCAGGTTACGCGAGACGTGATGTGTTAAGAACAGAGACCAATTATGATTTAATGGTAAATTATAAATTTGATATTACTGATAATATTAATGTTTCCGGGGTTGTGGGTGGAAATATTCGAAGAAATTACTATAATTCTGTGTATGCTTCAACAGAGGGTGGATTAATCGTTGCTGGGATCTATGCATTATCAAATTCTAAAAAATCACCATTAGCATCAGATGAAACTGAATATACCACACAAACTAATTCAGGATACGTTACTGCTTCATTTGATTTTTATAAAAAATTCTACGTGGATGCAACATGGAGAATAGATCAGAGTTCAACATTATTAGCTGGTAATAATGTATACAATTACCCTTCAGTAACCGGCTCTTTAATCATGTCGGAAATTCTTAATACGAAAAACTGGATGAACTTTTGGAAATTAAGAGCAAACTACGCAGAGGTAGGAGGTACGGCAGATCCTTATCAATTAGTTAATAATTATAGAGCCTCTGGAATCTTATCTGGAATAGGAATATATAATCCGATTATCAATCAGCCTTTTCTTAATTTACAACCTCAAAGAGCTAAAGAATTTGAGATCGGAACAGAAGCTCATTTTTTAAAGGATAGAATAACGCTTGACTTTGCTTACTATAAAACAAGAACTATAAATCAGATTCTTTCACCACTTCCTACATCGGCAGCTATTGGGTATTTAGGTAAAGTATTCAATGCAGGTAGAATTGATAATAGTGGAGTTGAAGTACAGCTAGGATTGGTTCCAATAAAATCTAAAGATTTTACATGGAATATTGATGCAAACTGGTCAAAAAATAAGAACCAGGTTGTAAGTATATATCCAGGAATTTCTAATCTTTTAGTAAATAGTTTCCAGGGTGGTGTTTCTTTAAATGCAAGAGAAGGAGAAGCTTGGGGCACCTTGGTTGGTGCTGATTACACATATTTAAACGGACAAAAAGTTATTGATCCTAAAACAGGTAAATATTTACAAAATCCTAATCAGATCATTGGTAACACGACACCTGATTGGATTGGAGGAATTAGAAATAGCTTCAGTTATAAAGGATTCTCCTTGAGTTTCTTGATCGATATGCGAAAAGGAGGTGATGTATTTTCAACGGATATGTATTACGGCCTTTCTTCAGGTCTTTATAAAGAAACAGCTGTCGGAGATTACAGGGATAAGCCTATTGTTCTGCCGGGAGTTCTTCCTGATGGCAGCCCAAATACTATTGCTTTATCGCCGGTTGATAACAATGGATCTATGGGATACAAAACACAACCGGCAAGCGCCTTTGTTTATGATGGATCTTTCATCAAGCTAAGAGAAGCAAGCATCGGATATATGCTTCCTAAATCTCTGTTAGCAGGGACTAAAATCTATGATGCTAAAATTTCAATAGTTGGAAGGAATTTGTGGATTATTCACAAGAATTTGCCATATGCTGATCCTGAGGCGATGGTAGGTGGAGGCCTTAACTCTTATGGGTGGTCTATCGGTTCGATGCCAACAACAAGAGATATTGGTGTTAATGTAACATTTAAATTCTAA